Proteins encoded by one window of Sus scrofa isolate TJ Tabasco breed Duroc chromosome 12, Sscrofa11.1, whole genome shotgun sequence:
- the ARRB2 gene encoding beta-arrestin-2 isoform X8 — translation MPNPPRPPTRLQDRLLRKLGQHAHPFFFTIPQNLPCSVTLQPGPEDTGKACGVDFEIRAFCAKSVEEKSHKRNSVRLVIRKVQFAPEKPGPQPSAETTRHFLMSDRSLHLEASLDKELYYHGEPLNVNVHVTNNSTKTVKKIKVSVRQYADICLFSTAQYKCPVAQLEQDDQVSPSSTFCKVYTITPLLSNNREKRGLALDGKLKHEDTNLASSTIVKEGANKEVLGILVSYRVKVKLVVSRGGDVSVELPFVLMHPKPQEHITLPRPQSAAPETDVPVDTNLIEFDTNYATDDDIVFEDFARLRLKGMKDEDGEDQFC, via the exons ATGCCCAACCCGCCCCGGCCCCCCACCCGGCTGCAGGACCGGCTGCTGAGGAAGCTGGGCCAGCACGcccaccccttttttttcacA ATACCCCAGAACCTGCCCTGCTCCGTCACCCTGCAGCCAGGCCCAGAGGACACAGGGAAG GCCTGCGGGGTGGACTTTGAGATTCGAGCCTTCTGTGCCAAATCGGTAGAAGAGAAAAGCCACAAAAG gaactCTGTGCGGCTGGTGATCCGAAAGGTGCAGTTTGCCCCCGAGAAACCCGGCCCCCAGCCTTCAGCTGAAACCACACGCCACTTCCTCATGTCTGACCGGTCCCTGCACCTCGAGGCGTCCCTGGacaaggag CTGTACTACCATGGGGAGCCCCTCAATGTCAACGTCCACGTCACCAACAACTCCACCAAGACTGTCAAGAAGATCAAAGTCTCTG TGAGACAGTACGCGGACATCTGCCTCTTCAGCACGGCCCAGTACAAGTGCCCCGTGGCTCAGCTCGAACAAGA TGACCAGGTGTCGCCCAGTTCCACGTTCTGTAAGGTGTACACCATAACCCCCCTGCTCAGCAACAACCGAGAGAAGCGCGGTCTCGCCCTGGACGGGAAGCTCAAGCATGAGGACACCAACCTGGCGTCCAGCACCAT CGTGAAGGAGGGTGCCAACAAGGAGGTGCTGGGAATCCTCGTGTCCTACAGGGTCAAGGTGAAGCTGGTGGTGTCTCGAGGCGG AGATGTCTCCGTGGAGCTGCCTTTTGTTCTCATGCACCCCAAGCCCCAGGAGCACATCACCCTCCCCAGACCCCAGTCAG cTGCGCCAGAAACAGACGTCCCGGTGGACACCAACCTCATTGAATTTGATACCAA CTATGCCACGGACGACGACATCGTGTTCGAGGACTTTGCCCGGCTCCGGCTGAAGGGGATGAAGGACGAGGACGGCGAAGACCAGTTCTGCtag
- the ARRB2 gene encoding beta-arrestin-2 isoform X1 gives MGEKPGTRVFKKSSPNCKLTVYLGKRDFVDHLDKVDPVDGVVLVDPDYLKDRKVFVTLTCAFRYGREDLDVLGLSFRKDLFIATYQAFPPMPNPPRPPTRLQDRLLRKLGQHAHPFFFTIPQNLPCSVTLQPGPEDTGKACGVDFEIRAFCAKSVEEKSHKRNSVRLVIRKVQFAPEKPGPQPSAETTRHFLMSDRSLHLEASLDKELYYHGEPLNVNVHVTNNSTKTVKKIKVSGRRWGLENCLKGGSFSHRTYPRAGDPGGLKECRLSQDGGVGGTCPQAGMLKGQDLGSLRGGGARAGVGWAAVYTPCRAAWPRPTVRQYADICLFSTAQYKCPVAQLEQDDQVSPSSTFCKVYTITPLLSNNREKRGLALDGKLKHEDTNLASSTIVKEGANKEVLGILVSYRVKVKLVVSRGGDVSVELPFVLMHPKPQEHITLPRPQSAAPETDVPVDTNLIEFDTNYATDDDIVFEDFARLRLKGMKDEDGEDQFC, from the exons GGTCTTCAAGAAGTCGAGTCCTAACTGCAAG CTCACTGTGTACCTGGGCAAGCGGGACTTTGTAGATCACCTGGATAAAGTGGATCCTGTGG ATGGCGTGGTGCTTGTGGACCCTGACTACTTGAAGGACCGCAAAG TGTTTGTGACCCTCACCTGCGCCTTCCGCTATGGCCGCGAAGACCTGGATGTGCTGGGCTTGTCCTTCCGCAAAGACCTGTTCATCGCCACCTACCAGGCCTTCCCGCCGATGCCCAACCCGCCCCGGCCCCCCACCCGGCTGCAGGACCGGCTGCTGAGGAAGCTGGGCCAGCACGcccaccccttttttttcacA ATACCCCAGAACCTGCCCTGCTCCGTCACCCTGCAGCCAGGCCCAGAGGACACAGGGAAG GCCTGCGGGGTGGACTTTGAGATTCGAGCCTTCTGTGCCAAATCGGTAGAAGAGAAAAGCCACAAAAG gaactCTGTGCGGCTGGTGATCCGAAAGGTGCAGTTTGCCCCCGAGAAACCCGGCCCCCAGCCTTCAGCTGAAACCACACGCCACTTCCTCATGTCTGACCGGTCCCTGCACCTCGAGGCGTCCCTGGacaaggag CTGTACTACCATGGGGAGCCCCTCAATGTCAACGTCCACGTCACCAACAACTCCACCAAGACTGTCAAGAAGATCAAAGTCTCTGGTAggaggtgggggttggaaaaTTGCCTGAAGGGAGGGAGTTTCAGCCACAGGACATACCCCAGGGCTGGAGACCCCGGGGGGCTCAAGGAATGCAGGCTGTCCcaggatgggggggtggggggcacatgtCCTCAGGCAGGGATGCTAAAGGGCCAGGACCTGGGGtccttgcggggggggggggcgcgggctGGAGTTGGGTGGGCTGCTGTCTACACTCCATGCAGAGCTGCTTGGCCCCGCCCCACAGTGAGACAGTACGCGGACATCTGCCTCTTCAGCACGGCCCAGTACAAGTGCCCCGTGGCTCAGCTCGAACAAGA TGACCAGGTGTCGCCCAGTTCCACGTTCTGTAAGGTGTACACCATAACCCCCCTGCTCAGCAACAACCGAGAGAAGCGCGGTCTCGCCCTGGACGGGAAGCTCAAGCATGAGGACACCAACCTGGCGTCCAGCACCAT CGTGAAGGAGGGTGCCAACAAGGAGGTGCTGGGAATCCTCGTGTCCTACAGGGTCAAGGTGAAGCTGGTGGTGTCTCGAGGCGG AGATGTCTCCGTGGAGCTGCCTTTTGTTCTCATGCACCCCAAGCCCCAGGAGCACATCACCCTCCCCAGACCCCAGTCAG cTGCGCCAGAAACAGACGTCCCGGTGGACACCAACCTCATTGAATTTGATACCAA CTATGCCACGGACGACGACATCGTGTTCGAGGACTTTGCCCGGCTCCGGCTGAAGGGGATGAAGGACGAGGACGGCGAAGACCAGTTCTGCtag
- the ARRB2 gene encoding beta-arrestin-2 isoform X3: protein MGEKPGTRVFKKSSPNCKLTVYLGKRDFVDHLDKVDPVDGVVLVDPDYLKDRKVFVTLTCAFRYGREDLDVLGLSFRKDLFIATYQAFPPMPNPPRPPTRLQDRLLRKLGQHAHPFFFTIPQNLPCSVTLQPGPEDTGKACGVDFEIRAFCAKSVEEKSHKRNSVRLVIRKVQFAPEKPGPQPSAETTRHFLMSDRSLHLEASLDKELYYHGEPLNVNVHVTNNSTKTVKKIKVSVRQYADICLFSTAQYKCPVAQLEQDDQVSPSSTFCKVYTITPLLSNNREKRGLALDGKLKHEDTNLASSTIVKEGANKEVLGILVSYRVKVKLVVSRGGDVSVELPFVLMHPKPQEHITLPRPQSAAPETDVPVDTNLIEFDTNYATDDDIVFEDFARLRLKGMKDEDGEDQFC, encoded by the exons GGTCTTCAAGAAGTCGAGTCCTAACTGCAAG CTCACTGTGTACCTGGGCAAGCGGGACTTTGTAGATCACCTGGATAAAGTGGATCCTGTGG ATGGCGTGGTGCTTGTGGACCCTGACTACTTGAAGGACCGCAAAG TGTTTGTGACCCTCACCTGCGCCTTCCGCTATGGCCGCGAAGACCTGGATGTGCTGGGCTTGTCCTTCCGCAAAGACCTGTTCATCGCCACCTACCAGGCCTTCCCGCCGATGCCCAACCCGCCCCGGCCCCCCACCCGGCTGCAGGACCGGCTGCTGAGGAAGCTGGGCCAGCACGcccaccccttttttttcacA ATACCCCAGAACCTGCCCTGCTCCGTCACCCTGCAGCCAGGCCCAGAGGACACAGGGAAG GCCTGCGGGGTGGACTTTGAGATTCGAGCCTTCTGTGCCAAATCGGTAGAAGAGAAAAGCCACAAAAG gaactCTGTGCGGCTGGTGATCCGAAAGGTGCAGTTTGCCCCCGAGAAACCCGGCCCCCAGCCTTCAGCTGAAACCACACGCCACTTCCTCATGTCTGACCGGTCCCTGCACCTCGAGGCGTCCCTGGacaaggag CTGTACTACCATGGGGAGCCCCTCAATGTCAACGTCCACGTCACCAACAACTCCACCAAGACTGTCAAGAAGATCAAAGTCTCTG TGAGACAGTACGCGGACATCTGCCTCTTCAGCACGGCCCAGTACAAGTGCCCCGTGGCTCAGCTCGAACAAGA TGACCAGGTGTCGCCCAGTTCCACGTTCTGTAAGGTGTACACCATAACCCCCCTGCTCAGCAACAACCGAGAGAAGCGCGGTCTCGCCCTGGACGGGAAGCTCAAGCATGAGGACACCAACCTGGCGTCCAGCACCAT CGTGAAGGAGGGTGCCAACAAGGAGGTGCTGGGAATCCTCGTGTCCTACAGGGTCAAGGTGAAGCTGGTGGTGTCTCGAGGCGG AGATGTCTCCGTGGAGCTGCCTTTTGTTCTCATGCACCCCAAGCCCCAGGAGCACATCACCCTCCCCAGACCCCAGTCAG cTGCGCCAGAAACAGACGTCCCGGTGGACACCAACCTCATTGAATTTGATACCAA CTATGCCACGGACGACGACATCGTGTTCGAGGACTTTGCCCGGCTCCGGCTGAAGGGGATGAAGGACGAGGACGGCGAAGACCAGTTCTGCtag
- the ARRB2 gene encoding beta-arrestin-2 isoform X4, producing MPNPPRPPTRLQDRLLRKLGQHAHPFFFTIPQNLPCSVTLQPGPEDTGKACGVDFEIRAFCAKSVEEKSHKRNSVRLVIRKVQFAPEKPGPQPSAETTRHFLMSDRSLHLEASLDKELYYHGEPLNVNVHVTNNSTKTVKKIKVSGRRWGLENCLKGGSFSHRTYPRAGDPGGLKECRLSQDGGVGGTCPQAGMLKGQDLGSLRGGGARAGVGWAAVYTPCRAAWPRPTVRQYADICLFSTAQYKCPVAQLEQDDQVSPSSTFCKVYTITPLLSNNREKRGLALDGKLKHEDTNLASSTIVKEGANKEVLGILVSYRVKVKLVVSRGGDVSVELPFVLMHPKPQEHITLPRPQSAAPETDVPVDTNLIEFDTNYATDDDIVFEDFARLRLKGMKDEDGEDQFC from the exons ATGCCCAACCCGCCCCGGCCCCCCACCCGGCTGCAGGACCGGCTGCTGAGGAAGCTGGGCCAGCACGcccaccccttttttttcacA ATACCCCAGAACCTGCCCTGCTCCGTCACCCTGCAGCCAGGCCCAGAGGACACAGGGAAG GCCTGCGGGGTGGACTTTGAGATTCGAGCCTTCTGTGCCAAATCGGTAGAAGAGAAAAGCCACAAAAG gaactCTGTGCGGCTGGTGATCCGAAAGGTGCAGTTTGCCCCCGAGAAACCCGGCCCCCAGCCTTCAGCTGAAACCACACGCCACTTCCTCATGTCTGACCGGTCCCTGCACCTCGAGGCGTCCCTGGacaaggag CTGTACTACCATGGGGAGCCCCTCAATGTCAACGTCCACGTCACCAACAACTCCACCAAGACTGTCAAGAAGATCAAAGTCTCTGGTAggaggtgggggttggaaaaTTGCCTGAAGGGAGGGAGTTTCAGCCACAGGACATACCCCAGGGCTGGAGACCCCGGGGGGCTCAAGGAATGCAGGCTGTCCcaggatgggggggtggggggcacatgtCCTCAGGCAGGGATGCTAAAGGGCCAGGACCTGGGGtccttgcggggggggggggcgcgggctGGAGTTGGGTGGGCTGCTGTCTACACTCCATGCAGAGCTGCTTGGCCCCGCCCCACAGTGAGACAGTACGCGGACATCTGCCTCTTCAGCACGGCCCAGTACAAGTGCCCCGTGGCTCAGCTCGAACAAGA TGACCAGGTGTCGCCCAGTTCCACGTTCTGTAAGGTGTACACCATAACCCCCCTGCTCAGCAACAACCGAGAGAAGCGCGGTCTCGCCCTGGACGGGAAGCTCAAGCATGAGGACACCAACCTGGCGTCCAGCACCAT CGTGAAGGAGGGTGCCAACAAGGAGGTGCTGGGAATCCTCGTGTCCTACAGGGTCAAGGTGAAGCTGGTGGTGTCTCGAGGCGG AGATGTCTCCGTGGAGCTGCCTTTTGTTCTCATGCACCCCAAGCCCCAGGAGCACATCACCCTCCCCAGACCCCAGTCAG cTGCGCCAGAAACAGACGTCCCGGTGGACACCAACCTCATTGAATTTGATACCAA CTATGCCACGGACGACGACATCGTGTTCGAGGACTTTGCCCGGCTCCGGCTGAAGGGGATGAAGGACGAGGACGGCGAAGACCAGTTCTGCtag
- the ARRB2 gene encoding beta-arrestin-2 isoform X7, whose translation MPNPPRPPTRLQDRLLRKLGQHAHPFFFTIPQNLPCSVTLQPGPEDTGKACGVDFEIRAFCAKSVEEKSHKRNSVRLVIRKVQFAPEKPGPQPSAETTRHFLMSDRSLHLEASLDKELYYHGEPLNVNVHVTNNSTKTVKKIKVSVRQYADICLFSTAQYKCPVAQLEQDDQVSPSSTFCKVYTITPLLSNNREKRGLALDGKLKHEDTNLASSTIVKEGANKEVLGILVSYRVKVKLVVSRGGDVSVELPFVLMHPKPQEHITLPRPQSAPTHPPSFLLPSAAPETDVPVDTNLIEFDTNYATDDDIVFEDFARLRLKGMKDEDGEDQFC comes from the exons ATGCCCAACCCGCCCCGGCCCCCCACCCGGCTGCAGGACCGGCTGCTGAGGAAGCTGGGCCAGCACGcccaccccttttttttcacA ATACCCCAGAACCTGCCCTGCTCCGTCACCCTGCAGCCAGGCCCAGAGGACACAGGGAAG GCCTGCGGGGTGGACTTTGAGATTCGAGCCTTCTGTGCCAAATCGGTAGAAGAGAAAAGCCACAAAAG gaactCTGTGCGGCTGGTGATCCGAAAGGTGCAGTTTGCCCCCGAGAAACCCGGCCCCCAGCCTTCAGCTGAAACCACACGCCACTTCCTCATGTCTGACCGGTCCCTGCACCTCGAGGCGTCCCTGGacaaggag CTGTACTACCATGGGGAGCCCCTCAATGTCAACGTCCACGTCACCAACAACTCCACCAAGACTGTCAAGAAGATCAAAGTCTCTG TGAGACAGTACGCGGACATCTGCCTCTTCAGCACGGCCCAGTACAAGTGCCCCGTGGCTCAGCTCGAACAAGA TGACCAGGTGTCGCCCAGTTCCACGTTCTGTAAGGTGTACACCATAACCCCCCTGCTCAGCAACAACCGAGAGAAGCGCGGTCTCGCCCTGGACGGGAAGCTCAAGCATGAGGACACCAACCTGGCGTCCAGCACCAT CGTGAAGGAGGGTGCCAACAAGGAGGTGCTGGGAATCCTCGTGTCCTACAGGGTCAAGGTGAAGCTGGTGGTGTCTCGAGGCGG AGATGTCTCCGTGGAGCTGCCTTTTGTTCTCATGCACCCCAAGCCCCAGGAGCACATCACCCTCCCCAGACCCCAGTCAG cacccacccaccccccctccttccttctcccctcagcTGCGCCAGAAACAGACGTCCCGGTGGACACCAACCTCATTGAATTTGATACCAA CTATGCCACGGACGACGACATCGTGTTCGAGGACTTTGCCCGGCTCCGGCTGAAGGGGATGAAGGACGAGGACGGCGAAGACCAGTTCTGCtag
- the ARRB2 gene encoding beta-arrestin-2 isoform X2, with the protein MGEKPGTRVFKKSSPNCKLTVYLGKRDFVDHLDKVDPVDGVVLVDPDYLKDRKVFVTLTCAFRYGREDLDVLGLSFRKDLFIATYQAFPPMPNPPRPPTRLQDRLLRKLGQHAHPFFFTIPQNLPCSVTLQPGPEDTGKACGVDFEIRAFCAKSVEEKSHKRNSVRLVIRKVQFAPEKPGPQPSAETTRHFLMSDRSLHLEASLDKELYYHGEPLNVNVHVTNNSTKTVKKIKVSVRQYADICLFSTAQYKCPVAQLEQDDQVSPSSTFCKVYTITPLLSNNREKRGLALDGKLKHEDTNLASSTIVKEGANKEVLGILVSYRVKVKLVVSRGGDVSVELPFVLMHPKPQEHITLPRPQSAPTHPPSFLLPSAAPETDVPVDTNLIEFDTNYATDDDIVFEDFARLRLKGMKDEDGEDQFC; encoded by the exons GGTCTTCAAGAAGTCGAGTCCTAACTGCAAG CTCACTGTGTACCTGGGCAAGCGGGACTTTGTAGATCACCTGGATAAAGTGGATCCTGTGG ATGGCGTGGTGCTTGTGGACCCTGACTACTTGAAGGACCGCAAAG TGTTTGTGACCCTCACCTGCGCCTTCCGCTATGGCCGCGAAGACCTGGATGTGCTGGGCTTGTCCTTCCGCAAAGACCTGTTCATCGCCACCTACCAGGCCTTCCCGCCGATGCCCAACCCGCCCCGGCCCCCCACCCGGCTGCAGGACCGGCTGCTGAGGAAGCTGGGCCAGCACGcccaccccttttttttcacA ATACCCCAGAACCTGCCCTGCTCCGTCACCCTGCAGCCAGGCCCAGAGGACACAGGGAAG GCCTGCGGGGTGGACTTTGAGATTCGAGCCTTCTGTGCCAAATCGGTAGAAGAGAAAAGCCACAAAAG gaactCTGTGCGGCTGGTGATCCGAAAGGTGCAGTTTGCCCCCGAGAAACCCGGCCCCCAGCCTTCAGCTGAAACCACACGCCACTTCCTCATGTCTGACCGGTCCCTGCACCTCGAGGCGTCCCTGGacaaggag CTGTACTACCATGGGGAGCCCCTCAATGTCAACGTCCACGTCACCAACAACTCCACCAAGACTGTCAAGAAGATCAAAGTCTCTG TGAGACAGTACGCGGACATCTGCCTCTTCAGCACGGCCCAGTACAAGTGCCCCGTGGCTCAGCTCGAACAAGA TGACCAGGTGTCGCCCAGTTCCACGTTCTGTAAGGTGTACACCATAACCCCCCTGCTCAGCAACAACCGAGAGAAGCGCGGTCTCGCCCTGGACGGGAAGCTCAAGCATGAGGACACCAACCTGGCGTCCAGCACCAT CGTGAAGGAGGGTGCCAACAAGGAGGTGCTGGGAATCCTCGTGTCCTACAGGGTCAAGGTGAAGCTGGTGGTGTCTCGAGGCGG AGATGTCTCCGTGGAGCTGCCTTTTGTTCTCATGCACCCCAAGCCCCAGGAGCACATCACCCTCCCCAGACCCCAGTCAG cacccacccaccccccctccttccttctcccctcagcTGCGCCAGAAACAGACGTCCCGGTGGACACCAACCTCATTGAATTTGATACCAA CTATGCCACGGACGACGACATCGTGTTCGAGGACTTTGCCCGGCTCCGGCTGAAGGGGATGAAGGACGAGGACGGCGAAGACCAGTTCTGCtag
- the ARRB2 gene encoding beta-arrestin-2 isoform X5 has protein sequence MGEKPGTRVFKKSSPNCKLTVYLGKRDFVDHLDKVDPVDGVVLVDPDYLKDRKVFVTLTCAFRYGREDLDVLGLSFRKDLFIATYQAFPPMPNPPRPPTRLQDRLLRKLGQHAHPFFFTIPQNLPCSVTLQPGPEDTGKACGVDFEIRAFCAKSVEEKSHKRNSVRLVIRKVQFAPEKPGPQPSAETTRHFLMSDRSLHLEASLDKELYYHGEPLNVNVHVTNNSTKTVKKIKVSVRQYADICLFSTAQYKCPVAQLEQDDQVSPSSTFCKVYTITPLLSNNREKRGLALDGKLKHEDTNLASSTIVKEGANKEVLGILVSYRVKRCLRGAAFCSHAPQAPGAHHPPQTPVSTHPPPLLPSPLSCARNRRPGGHQPH, from the exons GGTCTTCAAGAAGTCGAGTCCTAACTGCAAG CTCACTGTGTACCTGGGCAAGCGGGACTTTGTAGATCACCTGGATAAAGTGGATCCTGTGG ATGGCGTGGTGCTTGTGGACCCTGACTACTTGAAGGACCGCAAAG TGTTTGTGACCCTCACCTGCGCCTTCCGCTATGGCCGCGAAGACCTGGATGTGCTGGGCTTGTCCTTCCGCAAAGACCTGTTCATCGCCACCTACCAGGCCTTCCCGCCGATGCCCAACCCGCCCCGGCCCCCCACCCGGCTGCAGGACCGGCTGCTGAGGAAGCTGGGCCAGCACGcccaccccttttttttcacA ATACCCCAGAACCTGCCCTGCTCCGTCACCCTGCAGCCAGGCCCAGAGGACACAGGGAAG GCCTGCGGGGTGGACTTTGAGATTCGAGCCTTCTGTGCCAAATCGGTAGAAGAGAAAAGCCACAAAAG gaactCTGTGCGGCTGGTGATCCGAAAGGTGCAGTTTGCCCCCGAGAAACCCGGCCCCCAGCCTTCAGCTGAAACCACACGCCACTTCCTCATGTCTGACCGGTCCCTGCACCTCGAGGCGTCCCTGGacaaggag CTGTACTACCATGGGGAGCCCCTCAATGTCAACGTCCACGTCACCAACAACTCCACCAAGACTGTCAAGAAGATCAAAGTCTCTG TGAGACAGTACGCGGACATCTGCCTCTTCAGCACGGCCCAGTACAAGTGCCCCGTGGCTCAGCTCGAACAAGA TGACCAGGTGTCGCCCAGTTCCACGTTCTGTAAGGTGTACACCATAACCCCCCTGCTCAGCAACAACCGAGAGAAGCGCGGTCTCGCCCTGGACGGGAAGCTCAAGCATGAGGACACCAACCTGGCGTCCAGCACCAT CGTGAAGGAGGGTGCCAACAAGGAGGTGCTGGGAATCCTCGTGTCCTACAGGGTCAAG AGATGTCTCCGTGGAGCTGCCTTTTGTTCTCATGCACCCCAAGCCCCAGGAGCACATCACCCTCCCCAGACCCCAGTCAG cacccacccaccccccctccttccttctcccctcagcTGCGCCAGAAACAGACGTCCCGGTGGACACCAACCTCATTGA
- the ARRB2 gene encoding beta-arrestin-2 isoform X6 has product MGEKPGTRVFKKSSPNCKLTVYLGKRDFVDHLDKVDPVDGVVLVDPDYLKDRKVFVTLTCAFRYGREDLDVLGLSFRKDLFIATYQAFPPMPNPPRPPTRLQDRLLRKLGQHAHPFFFTIPQNLPCSVTLQPGPEDTGKACGVDFEIRAFCAKSVEEKSHKRNSVRLVIRKVQFAPEKPGPQPSAETTRHFLMSDRSLHLEASLDKELYYHGEPLNVNVHVTNNSTKTVKKIKVSVRQYADICLFSTAQYKCPVAQLEQDDQVSPSSTFCKVYTITPLLSNNREKRGLALDGKLKHEDTNLASSTIVKEGANKEVLGILVSYRVKRCLRGAAFCSHAPQAPGAHHPPQTPVSCARNRRPGGHQPH; this is encoded by the exons GGTCTTCAAGAAGTCGAGTCCTAACTGCAAG CTCACTGTGTACCTGGGCAAGCGGGACTTTGTAGATCACCTGGATAAAGTGGATCCTGTGG ATGGCGTGGTGCTTGTGGACCCTGACTACTTGAAGGACCGCAAAG TGTTTGTGACCCTCACCTGCGCCTTCCGCTATGGCCGCGAAGACCTGGATGTGCTGGGCTTGTCCTTCCGCAAAGACCTGTTCATCGCCACCTACCAGGCCTTCCCGCCGATGCCCAACCCGCCCCGGCCCCCCACCCGGCTGCAGGACCGGCTGCTGAGGAAGCTGGGCCAGCACGcccaccccttttttttcacA ATACCCCAGAACCTGCCCTGCTCCGTCACCCTGCAGCCAGGCCCAGAGGACACAGGGAAG GCCTGCGGGGTGGACTTTGAGATTCGAGCCTTCTGTGCCAAATCGGTAGAAGAGAAAAGCCACAAAAG gaactCTGTGCGGCTGGTGATCCGAAAGGTGCAGTTTGCCCCCGAGAAACCCGGCCCCCAGCCTTCAGCTGAAACCACACGCCACTTCCTCATGTCTGACCGGTCCCTGCACCTCGAGGCGTCCCTGGacaaggag CTGTACTACCATGGGGAGCCCCTCAATGTCAACGTCCACGTCACCAACAACTCCACCAAGACTGTCAAGAAGATCAAAGTCTCTG TGAGACAGTACGCGGACATCTGCCTCTTCAGCACGGCCCAGTACAAGTGCCCCGTGGCTCAGCTCGAACAAGA TGACCAGGTGTCGCCCAGTTCCACGTTCTGTAAGGTGTACACCATAACCCCCCTGCTCAGCAACAACCGAGAGAAGCGCGGTCTCGCCCTGGACGGGAAGCTCAAGCATGAGGACACCAACCTGGCGTCCAGCACCAT CGTGAAGGAGGGTGCCAACAAGGAGGTGCTGGGAATCCTCGTGTCCTACAGGGTCAAG AGATGTCTCCGTGGAGCTGCCTTTTGTTCTCATGCACCCCAAGCCCCAGGAGCACATCACCCTCCCCAGACCCCAGTCAG cTGCGCCAGAAACAGACGTCCCGGTGGACACCAACCTCATTGA